In Astatotilapia calliptera chromosome 23, fAstCal1.2, whole genome shotgun sequence, a genomic segment contains:
- the LOC113016268 gene encoding hydroperoxide isomerase ALOXE3-like yields MINYEVTVFTGNLALASTFNNVYITLVGTDGESKRIDLTSWKPSFFRGQVSHFIVSCPKSLGKLVMIKLDKQKRFLQDSWYPAKVEVKSPKNKTYHFPIYHWITDSEVYCFREGTALRIFDDSNSHLGGCSRQQELKQRQKVFCWDVYAQGIPHCIKGNSIQSLPYDVHFSLTKTAEMKYTAVTGLVELELIEMAELKKNWTHIDDISHLLCAHRTQVADFVHKHWKEDSLFGYQFLNGVNPMLIRCCKALPKNFPVTGDMVSLHGRGSLADEMMKGNIFLCDYKLLDGVQPNTINKKKQYLMAPLILLQKTPDNKLMPIAIQLKQKPAKDNPIFLPTDSEYDWLMAKIFVRSADFNFYEVSVHLLRTHLLAEVFTVSLLRNLPMVHPLYKLLMPHTRYTLQINVLARQLLISKTGVLTRYAASGGKGVITILQKSLSSLTYSSLCIPDDIAERGLKDVPNFYYRDDGLKLWEIIFRFVKEILTSYYKTDAEVQKDSELQKWIQDIYEHGFLSQASTGIPQKFSTVDEMVKFVTMVIFTCSAQHSAVNSGQYDFGAWMPNSPVTLQLPPPTKKGKASEKSMIDTFPNIQTTVHGMAVMWLLSKQSSDSIFLGQYPEEHFTEEVPCQKIKDFQVELKRLSAEIKARNSVLDLPYTYLDPDVTENSVSI; encoded by the exons ATGATTAACTATGAAGTGACCGTGTTCACTGGCAATCTGGCCTTGGCCTCCACTTTCAATAACGTCTACATTACACTGGTCGGGACAGATGGAGAGAGCAAACGCATTGATCTCACAAGCTGGAAACCATCTTTCTTCAGAGGGCAA gtaTCTCATTTTATTGTGTCCTGCCCCAAATCCCTTGGAAAGCTGGTGATGATAAAGTTAGACAAACAGAAAAGGTTTCTCCAAGACTCTTGGTATCCTGCCAAGGTGGAAGTGAAATCCCCTAAAAACAAAACCTACCACTTCCCCATCTACCACTGGATTACTGACAGTGAGGTCTATTGCTTCAGAGAGGGGACAG CTCTCAGAATCTTTGATGACAGCAACAGTCATCTTGGTGGGTGCAGTCGGCAGCAGGAACTTAAGCAGCGACAGAAAGTCTTTTG CTGGGATGTATATGCACAGGGGATACCGCACTGCATTAAGGGAAACAGCATTCAGTCTCTGCCCTATGATGTCCATTTTTCCTTGACCAAGACAGCAGAGATGAAATACACTGCAGTCACAGG acTGGTAGAGTTGGAACTGATTGAAATGGCTGAGTTAAAGAAAAACTGGACTCACATAGATGATATTAGTCATCTTTTATGCGCTCATCGAACTCAAGTAGCAG ACTTTGTTCATAAACATTGGAAGGAAGACTCTTTATTTGGCTATCAGTTTCTCAATGGTGTCAACCCCATGTTGATCCGATGCTGTAAAGCACTCCCAAAGAACTTTCCTGTCACTGGTGACATGGTCTCTCTCCATGGTCGGGGAAGTCTGGCAGACGAAATGATG AAGGGCAACATCTTCCTGTGTGACTACAAGCTTCTGGATGGAGTGCAACCAAACACCATCAACAAAAAGAAGCAGTATCTGATGGCTCCTCTTATTCTGCTTCAGAAAACCCCTGATAATAAGCTGATGCCAATTGCTATTCAG CTAAAGCAGAAACCAGCAAAGGACAACCCAATCTTCCTTCCTACTGATTCTGAGTATGACTGGTTGATGGCCAAAATCTTTGTGAGAAGTGCAGATTTCAACTTCTATGAAGTCAGTGTTCACCTGCTACGCACACACCTGCTGGCTGAGGTTTTTACAGTCTCACTGCTGCGTAACCTGCCCATGGTGCATCCACTGTACAAG CTTCTGATGCCTCACACTCGCTACACACTTCAGATTAACGTCTTAGCTCGGCAACTTCTAATATCTAAGACGGGAGTTTTGACTCGG TATGCAGCTTCTGGTGGAAAGGGTGTAATCACAATCCTGCAGAAATCGTTATCCTCCCTGACCTACAGCTCCCTCTGTATCCCAGATGATATTGCAGAACGTGGGCTGAAAGATGTACCAAATTTCTACTACAGGGATGATGGATTGAAGCTTTGGGAAATCATCTTCAG GTTTGTGAAAGAAATTCTCACCTCCTACTACAAGACTGAtgctgaagtccagaaagacTCTGAACTGCAGAAGTGGATTCAGGACATTTATGAACATGGATTCCTTTCACAAGCAAGCACAG GAATTCCACAGAAATTCAGCACTGTGGATGAGATGGTCAAGTTCGTCACCATGGTGATCTTCACTTGCTCTGCCCAGCACTCAGCTGTCAACTCTGGGCAG TATGACTTTGGGGCCTGGATGCCCAATAGTCCTGTCACCTTGCAGCTTCCCCCACCAACTAAAAAGGGGAAAGCAAGTGAAAAAAGCATGATAGATACATTCCCCAATATTCAAACAACAGTTCATGGCATGGCCGTCATGTGGCTACTCAGCAAGCAGTCCTCTGACTCT ATCTTTCTTGGCCAGTACCCAGAGGAGCATTTCACTGAGGAGGTTCCCTGCCAAAAAATAAAGGATTTCCAAGTAGAGCTCAAAAGGCTGAGTGCAGAGATCAAAGCCAGAAACTCAGTGTTGGACCTGCCATACACATACTTGGATCCTGACGTGACTGAAAACAGTGTGTCCATTTGA